The region AGTAAATTCCTCCGAGAGATCGACATGAATCCCGTCTGACTCGACGGTTAATTTGCGAAGTTTCGTGCCTGAAGGAATGGTGGTGGCGATCGCGGCTTCTCCTGCCTTCGGCCCTGTCAGCAATTGAGCAAAGGCGGCTTGAAGGGCTGCTTCAGGCTGTAAGTCAGGCTGTAGAGCGATCTGATTCGGAACCAGTTCTAGCCCTTTGCCTGTGTCTTGAAGCCAGTAAGGGCGGGCCAATTCTTCTTGAGAAGGCTTCGTCGCTTGGGTCTGTGGCGGTTTGGTAGTAGAAAAATCTGTCGAAGTAGTGGCATTAGGGACACGACTGCCTAAGTCAGGCGGAGACGACTGCCATGCTAACCAAGCGGCTCCTCCCCCAGCGGCCATGATTAAGGCGGACAAGCCTGCAATGAGACCGACAGAAATCCGACGGGTTCGAGATTGGTCTTCCATAGGAAGCTCCTGT is a window of Trichocoleus desertorum ATA4-8-CV12 DNA encoding:
- a CDS encoding GerMN domain-containing protein — encoded protein: MAAGGGAAWLAWQSSPPDLGSRVPNATTSTDFSTTKPPQTQATKPSQEELARPYWLQDTGKGLELVPNQIALQPDLQPEAALQAAFAQLLTGPKAGEAAIATTIPSGTKLRKLTVESDGIHVDLSEEFTTGGGSTSMTGRVAQVLYTATSLQPDAQVWLSVNGEPLETLGGEGLLLDQPFTRQSFARDFPL